From the Alloalcanivorax dieselolei B5 genome, one window contains:
- the putA gene encoding bifunctional proline dehydrogenase/L-glutamate gamma-semialdehyde dehydrogenase PutA: MIPPLADLPDPGPDLAPLRALHLADQNTLIADLLRSLLPDPQLAEADRQAIAAECQSLVEAARAARPALFEQFLHSWRLNSREGRLLLTMAEALLRIPDADNANDLIHDLLTRGDWNLPDDDAPTLIQIAARGLSLSARWLEQDESLPDAWHGLRRRLGDPLFRRALVQGVQLIARQFVLGETLPQALRRRDPSLRYSFDMLGEAAQSDAEAKHYHHQYRQAIEVLAGQDPGLPVLARDGISIKLSALHPRFEFAQWATVQEQLWPRLQDLVSRSAAIGIPVTLDAEEADRLEIGLRLFGQALALPEVADWQGLGVAMQAYQKRAPAVIDWLADRAREHNLKLPVRLVKGAYWDTEIKLAQQQSLCDYPVHTRKVHTDISYLACAKRLLSEPKCFYPQFATHNCHTLAWLHHHLDGFTGDAEFQRLAGMGEAQHRVFAERHGYPLRLYAPVGPFNTLLPYLVRRLMENGSSQSFVNLLLDEHIAAEQLAVDPTLNWRPAREQPQELLPPPERFAPRQVPTPPSLTDPDVLHSLRQSLHQWHDHRWRAGASNDQPRPRHSPADGRELGEVFLADADTVHQAYAQAREAFVDWSHRPVSERADIVRRFAGLLEQHQSELLYLLMLEGGKTFADAFADWREAHDFCGYYAQQAETLQGTPLVLEHVSGEANQLTWHARGVFLCISPWNFPLAIFCGQVLAALVSGNTVLAKPASDTPFIAWRAVQLLHEAGVPEAALHFVGGAASQISDALLNDSALAGVAVTGSTATAKHIERTLAARDGPLVPLIAETGGLNVLIADSSALPEQLVRDVLTSACTSAGQRCSALRVLLVEDTLLDRLLPKLEGAMASLKMGHPALLASDVGPVINAGARDQLEQARAELRRHARWSAVTPEVDPALGAQGFYVAPEAALVDWEHLPEEEIFGPLLYIAAWRHDERDKVIDYIERTDYGLTLGIHSRIQAHIDDWVERVRVGNLYINRNQIGAVPGCQPFGGERLSGTGFKAGGPHYLMRFCTERVVTDNRSALGIDPELVNLGDGP; encoded by the coding sequence ATGATCCCACCGCTTGCCGACCTGCCCGACCCCGGCCCCGACCTGGCCCCGTTGCGGGCGCTTCATCTGGCGGATCAGAACACACTGATCGCCGACCTGTTGCGCTCTCTGCTGCCCGATCCGCAGCTCGCCGAAGCGGACCGGCAGGCCATCGCCGCCGAATGCCAGTCTCTGGTGGAGGCGGCCCGCGCCGCCCGCCCGGCCCTGTTCGAGCAGTTCCTGCACAGCTGGCGCCTGAATTCCCGCGAGGGCCGCCTGCTGCTGACGATGGCGGAGGCTCTGCTGCGCATTCCCGACGCCGATAACGCCAACGATCTGATCCATGACTTGCTGACCCGCGGCGACTGGAACCTGCCGGACGACGACGCTCCGACATTGATACAGATCGCCGCCCGCGGCCTGTCCCTGTCAGCCCGCTGGCTGGAACAGGATGAAAGTCTTCCGGATGCCTGGCATGGGCTGCGCCGGCGTCTCGGAGATCCGCTGTTCCGCCGCGCTCTGGTACAGGGCGTGCAACTGATTGCCCGTCAGTTCGTGCTCGGCGAAACCCTGCCACAAGCTCTGCGGCGCCGTGATCCATCGCTGCGTTATTCCTTCGATATGCTCGGTGAAGCAGCGCAGAGCGATGCCGAAGCCAAGCACTACCATCACCAGTATCGCCAGGCCATCGAAGTGCTCGCCGGTCAGGACCCGGGCCTGCCGGTGCTGGCCCGGGACGGCATCTCCATCAAGCTGTCCGCGCTCCATCCCCGTTTCGAATTCGCCCAGTGGGCGACCGTGCAGGAGCAATTGTGGCCGCGCTTGCAGGATCTGGTGTCCCGCTCCGCCGCCATCGGCATTCCGGTAACCCTGGACGCGGAAGAGGCGGACCGCCTGGAGATCGGTCTGCGTCTGTTCGGGCAAGCCCTCGCCCTGCCGGAAGTAGCTGATTGGCAAGGGCTGGGCGTGGCGATGCAGGCCTACCAGAAAAGGGCCCCGGCGGTGATCGACTGGCTGGCCGATCGGGCGCGCGAACATAATCTGAAATTGCCAGTGCGACTGGTGAAAGGGGCGTACTGGGACACCGAGATCAAGCTGGCTCAACAGCAGAGCCTGTGTGATTACCCGGTCCATACCCGTAAAGTGCATACCGACATCAGTTACCTGGCCTGCGCCAAACGACTGCTGTCCGAACCAAAGTGTTTTTATCCGCAATTCGCCACGCACAATTGCCACACCCTGGCCTGGCTGCATCATCATCTGGACGGCTTCACCGGCGACGCCGAATTCCAGCGGCTGGCGGGCATGGGCGAAGCCCAGCACCGGGTCTTCGCTGAACGGCACGGCTATCCACTGCGCCTGTACGCACCGGTGGGCCCGTTTAATACGCTGCTGCCCTATCTGGTCCGGCGTCTGATGGAAAACGGCAGCAGCCAGTCCTTCGTCAATTTGCTGTTGGATGAACACATCGCGGCGGAACAGTTGGCGGTGGACCCTACCCTGAACTGGCGTCCTGCCCGGGAACAACCACAGGAATTGCTACCACCACCAGAACGGTTCGCGCCCCGCCAGGTACCGACGCCACCTTCACTGACCGACCCTGACGTTCTGCATTCATTACGGCAATCCCTGCATCAATGGCACGATCACCGCTGGCGCGCCGGAGCGTCGAACGATCAGCCCCGGCCTCGCCACAGCCCCGCCGACGGCCGCGAACTCGGAGAAGTTTTCCTTGCCGACGCTGACACGGTCCATCAGGCCTATGCCCAGGCGCGGGAGGCCTTCGTGGATTGGAGCCACCGGCCAGTGTCGGAACGAGCGGACATCGTGCGACGTTTCGCCGGTTTGCTGGAACAGCATCAGTCGGAACTGCTTTATTTGCTCATGCTGGAAGGGGGCAAGACCTTCGCCGACGCCTTCGCCGACTGGCGCGAAGCCCATGATTTCTGCGGCTACTACGCGCAACAGGCGGAGACACTGCAGGGGACACCGCTGGTCCTGGAGCATGTCAGCGGTGAGGCCAATCAACTGACCTGGCATGCCCGTGGCGTCTTCCTTTGCATTAGTCCCTGGAATTTTCCGCTGGCGATTTTTTGCGGGCAGGTTCTCGCGGCACTGGTCAGTGGCAACACGGTACTGGCCAAGCCGGCTTCCGACACACCCTTCATCGCCTGGCGGGCGGTGCAACTGCTGCACGAGGCGGGCGTGCCAGAGGCGGCGCTGCATTTCGTCGGTGGCGCGGCCAGCCAAATCAGCGACGCGCTGCTTAACGATTCTGCCCTCGCCGGAGTAGCGGTGACCGGAAGCACCGCCACCGCGAAACATATCGAACGCACCCTGGCCGCCCGTGACGGTCCCCTGGTGCCGCTGATCGCCGAAACCGGCGGGCTCAATGTCCTGATCGCCGACAGCTCCGCCCTACCTGAGCAACTGGTTCGGGATGTACTGACCAGCGCCTGTACCAGCGCCGGGCAGCGCTGCTCCGCCCTGCGGGTGCTGCTGGTGGAGGACACCTTGCTTGACCGCCTGTTGCCCAAACTCGAGGGCGCCATGGCATCCCTGAAAATGGGCCATCCCGCCTTGCTGGCCAGCGACGTCGGGCCGGTCATCAATGCCGGCGCCCGAGATCAACTGGAGCAGGCCCGTGCTGAGCTGCGCCGTCACGCTCGCTGGAGCGCGGTCACGCCGGAAGTTGACCCGGCTCTTGGCGCACAGGGATTCTACGTGGCGCCGGAAGCGGCGCTGGTGGACTGGGAACACCTGCCTGAAGAAGAAATTTTCGGGCCGCTGCTGTACATCGCCGCCTGGCGTCACGATGAGCGGGACAAAGTGATCGACTACATCGAGCGCACCGACTACGGCCTCACCCTGGGCATTCACAGCCGCATCCAGGCGCACATCGATGACTGGGTGGAGCGAGTCCGCGTCGGCAACCTGTACATCAACCGTAACCAGATCGGCGCCGTACCCGGCTGCCAACCGTTCGGTGGCGAACGCCTCTCCGGCACCGGCTTCAAGGCTGGCGGCCCGCACTACCTGATGCGCTTCTGCACCGAACGGGTGGTCACCGACAACCGCTCGGCCCTTGGCATCGATCCGGAACTGGTGAATCTGGGAGACGGCCCCTAG
- the bioD gene encoding dethiobiotin synthase yields MPALPALKGVFFITGTDTEVGKTWVSCRLLERAREAGLSCYGLKPVAAGCEDTEEGLRNDDAVNLMAASSVQLPYDVVNPVALKAAIAPHIAAQQEGRRITLAQLAGYVRGAISSHPADLILVEGAGGWRVPLNDREMLAGLAMELSLPVIQVVGMKLGCINHAILTAEAIQADGLRYTGTVANCFGDMDVREENLLTLRQHLPGAFTVI; encoded by the coding sequence ATGCCCGCGTTACCGGCCCTGAAAGGGGTGTTCTTCATCACCGGCACCGATACCGAAGTGGGCAAGACCTGGGTCAGTTGCCGGCTGCTGGAACGGGCCCGGGAGGCCGGGCTGAGCTGCTACGGGCTGAAACCGGTGGCGGCGGGCTGCGAGGACACAGAGGAAGGGTTGCGCAACGACGACGCCGTCAACCTGATGGCGGCCTCATCGGTGCAACTGCCCTATGACGTGGTCAACCCGGTGGCGTTGAAAGCCGCCATCGCGCCACACATTGCCGCGCAACAGGAAGGGCGCCGGATCACCCTGGCCCAACTGGCCGGCTATGTACGTGGCGCGATCAGCAGCCATCCGGCGGATCTGATTCTGGTGGAAGGCGCCGGCGGCTGGCGTGTGCCTTTGAACGATCGCGAAATGCTCGCCGGCCTGGCGATGGAACTGTCCCTGCCAGTGATCCAGGTGGTGGGGATGAAACTCGGCTGCATCAATCACGCCATCCTCACCGCCGAGGCGATTCAGGCGGACGGTTTGCGCTATACCGGCACCGTCGCCAATTGCTTCGGTGACATGGACGTGCGCGAGGAAAACCTGCTCACCCTGCGCCAGCATCTGCCCGGGGCCTTTACCGTTATCTGA
- the bioB gene encoding biotin synthase BioB, translating into MTVAAANAQTTSSRTAVRHDWHRGEIEALFALPFNDLMFRAATVHREFFDPNAVQVSTLLSIKTGACPEDCKYCSQSGHYNTELEKEKLLEVARVVEEAKAARDKGASRFCMGAAWRSPREKDMPYVLDMVRQVKALGMETCMTLGMLDDNQARNLAEAGLDYYNHNLDTSPEYYGQVITTRTYNDRLNTLANVRDAGMKVCCGGIIGMGENRDDRVGLLQQLANLPHHPESVPINMLVKIEGTPLADVDDLDPLEFVRTVAVARILMPESYVRLSAGRQEMHDEAQALCFLAGANSIFYGERLLTTDNPEATHDRQLFQRLGIHPLDPRHEASDEAHEEALRAQVAEQQAEEQGEEQGLFYDAMSKRPAKHVLDRDTGRPTAGATLDS; encoded by the coding sequence ATGACCGTAGCCGCCGCCAACGCCCAGACGACTTCTTCCCGAACCGCTGTACGCCATGACTGGCATCGGGGTGAGATCGAAGCCCTGTTTGCCCTGCCGTTCAATGATCTGATGTTTCGCGCCGCCACCGTGCACCGTGAGTTCTTCGACCCCAACGCGGTTCAGGTGAGCACACTGCTGTCGATCAAGACCGGCGCTTGCCCGGAAGACTGCAAATATTGCTCCCAGTCCGGTCATTACAACACCGAGCTGGAAAAGGAAAAGCTGCTGGAAGTGGCGCGGGTGGTGGAAGAGGCCAAAGCGGCGCGGGACAAAGGCGCTTCCCGGTTCTGCATGGGCGCGGCCTGGCGCAGCCCGCGGGAAAAGGACATGCCCTATGTGCTGGACATGGTGCGTCAGGTGAAGGCGCTGGGCATGGAAACCTGCATGACCCTGGGCATGCTCGATGACAATCAGGCCCGTAATCTGGCCGAGGCCGGCCTCGACTACTACAACCACAACCTGGATACCTCGCCGGAATATTACGGCCAGGTGATCACCACCCGCACCTACAATGACCGTCTGAACACCCTGGCGAATGTGCGGGACGCCGGCATGAAAGTCTGTTGTGGCGGCATCATCGGCATGGGCGAGAACCGCGATGACCGGGTCGGTCTGCTGCAGCAACTGGCCAATCTGCCGCACCATCCGGAATCCGTGCCGATCAACATGCTGGTGAAAATCGAGGGCACGCCGCTGGCGGACGTGGATGATCTGGATCCGCTCGAATTCGTGCGTACCGTGGCGGTGGCCCGTATTCTGATGCCAGAGTCCTATGTGAGGCTGTCCGCCGGGCGTCAGGAGATGCATGACGAGGCTCAGGCGCTCTGCTTCCTGGCCGGCGCCAATTCCATCTTCTACGGTGAGCGACTACTCACTACCGATAACCCGGAAGCGACCCACGACCGGCAGTTGTTCCAACGTCTCGGCATCCACCCGCTGGATCCGCGCCACGAAGCCTCCGACGAAGCCCACGAAGAGGCGCTGCGCGCCCAGGTGGCGGAGCAGCAAGCGGAGGAACAAGGAGAGGAACAGGGGTTGTTTTACGACGCGATGAGCAAACGCCCCGCCAAGCACGTACTGGACCGCGACACCGGCCGGCCCACCGCCGGCGCCACGCTTGACTCCTGA
- the bioH gene encoding pimeloyl-ACP methyl ester esterase BioH, giving the protein MPSLIPFHNTYRCTGEAGEQAEDLVLVHGWGLHAIVFDDIVPALLEDFRVTVVDLPGMGQSPLPNDEYTLDFLADRIASVMPQRAHVLGWSLGGLVALNLAQRHAERVASVVTVATTPRFTRADDWPRAMRPEILRTFAEVCEEDFEGTLVRFLALNCKDSENMREDVARLKEILYFCGLPARRALIEGLVILADTDLRAALSALSQPLLMVFGERDNIVPVTLVDDIRPLLNEHGETAVIERVSHVPFLSAPERFSAVVLDFYRRHGIVADAADG; this is encoded by the coding sequence ATGCCCAGTCTCATCCCCTTCCATAATACCTATCGCTGTACCGGCGAGGCCGGTGAACAGGCCGAGGACCTGGTGCTGGTCCACGGCTGGGGGCTGCACGCCATTGTCTTCGATGACATCGTGCCGGCCCTGCTTGAGGACTTCCGGGTGACCGTGGTGGACCTGCCGGGCATGGGCCAGAGTCCGTTGCCCAACGACGAGTACACGCTGGATTTTCTGGCCGACCGGATTGCCTCGGTAATGCCGCAAAGGGCCCATGTGCTGGGTTGGTCCCTGGGTGGGCTGGTGGCGCTGAATCTGGCGCAACGTCATGCCGAACGGGTGGCCTCGGTGGTGACGGTGGCGACCACGCCGCGTTTCACCCGCGCCGACGACTGGCCGCGGGCCATGCGCCCGGAGATTCTGCGCACCTTCGCCGAGGTCTGCGAAGAGGATTTCGAGGGCACGCTGGTGCGCTTTCTGGCGCTCAACTGCAAAGACAGCGAGAACATGCGCGAGGACGTTGCCCGGCTCAAGGAGATTCTCTATTTTTGCGGCCTGCCGGCTCGTCGGGCGCTGATCGAAGGGCTGGTGATTCTGGCGGACACCGATCTGCGCGCGGCCCTGTCGGCGCTGAGTCAGCCCCTGCTGATGGTGTTCGGTGAACGTGACAATATCGTGCCGGTGACGCTGGTGGATGACATCCGCCCGCTGCTGAATGAGCACGGGGAAACCGCGGTGATCGAGCGGGTGTCCCATGTACCGTTTCTATCCGCGCCGGAGCGCTTCTCCGCCGTGGTTCTCGATTTTTATCGGCGTCACGGCATCGTCGCCGACGCCGCCGACGGGTAA
- the bioF gene encoding 8-amino-7-oxononanoate synthase: MGFDLRARLAERRAQHRYRTPPLMHSSCGRTAVVDGREFLNFCSNDYLGLAGDPRIVAAFRDAADQWGVGSGASHLVCGHQSPHQALEEALAEHCGRKRALLFSNGYMANLGAVTALVGRGDAVFQDRLNHASLLDAGQLSGARSRRFAHNQPDALASLLARSDAARKLVITDGVFSMDGDEAPLPAYLDACEAHDAWLMVDDAHGLGVLDGAGRGSLWHQGVQDRVPVYMGTLGKALGTAGAFVAGSDELIETLIQFARTYVYTTAMPAAVAAATLASLDIVRRESWRREKLTALVQRFRRGAAELGYALMDSKTPIQPLLVGEDADALALSRRLRDNGLLISAIRPPTVPEGQARLRITFSAAHEEADVDRLLMSLEAACTQHAYTPAR; encoded by the coding sequence ATGGGGTTCGATCTGCGGGCGCGGCTGGCGGAACGCCGCGCCCAACACCGCTATCGCACGCCACCGCTGATGCATTCCTCCTGCGGGCGTACCGCCGTGGTGGACGGCCGGGAATTCCTCAACTTCTGTTCCAACGACTACCTCGGCCTGGCCGGTGATCCGCGTATCGTCGCCGCGTTCCGCGATGCCGCCGATCAGTGGGGAGTGGGCAGTGGCGCCTCCCATCTGGTGTGCGGCCATCAGAGCCCGCATCAGGCTCTGGAAGAAGCGCTGGCGGAGCATTGCGGGCGGAAGAGGGCGCTGTTGTTCTCCAATGGCTACATGGCCAATCTGGGGGCCGTGACCGCTCTGGTCGGCCGGGGTGACGCGGTATTTCAGGACCGCCTTAACCACGCTTCGCTGCTGGACGCCGGCCAACTCAGCGGCGCCCGCTCCCGCCGTTTCGCCCATAACCAGCCGGATGCCCTGGCCAGCCTGCTGGCGCGCAGCGATGCGGCCCGCAAGCTGGTGATCACCGACGGCGTGTTCAGCATGGATGGCGACGAGGCGCCCTTGCCCGCCTATCTGGACGCCTGTGAGGCCCATGATGCCTGGTTGATGGTGGACGATGCCCATGGCCTCGGCGTGCTCGACGGCGCCGGGCGCGGCTCGCTCTGGCATCAGGGCGTGCAGGACCGGGTGCCGGTCTATATGGGCACGCTGGGCAAGGCTCTGGGCACCGCCGGCGCCTTCGTGGCCGGCTCCGACGAACTGATCGAAACCCTGATACAATTCGCCCGCACTTACGTCTACACCACCGCCATGCCGGCGGCGGTGGCCGCCGCCACCCTGGCCAGCCTGGACATCGTGCGCCGGGAAAGCTGGCGCCGGGAAAAACTGACGGCACTGGTTCAGCGTTTCCGGCGCGGCGCGGCCGAACTGGGTTATGCCCTGATGGACTCGAAGACGCCGATTCAGCCGCTGCTGGTGGGTGAGGACGCCGATGCTCTGGCCCTGAGCCGGCGCCTGCGCGACAACGGTCTGCTGATCAGCGCGATCCGGCCGCCGACCGTGCCCGAGGGGCAGGCGCGCCTGCGTATCACCTTCTCCGCTGCCCATGAGGAGGCGGATGTGGACAGGCTGCTAATGAGTCTTGAGGCCGCCTGCACGCAACACGCTTACACGCCGGCACGCTGA
- a CDS encoding 2-phosphosulfolactate phosphatase, which produces MKISIAQGHNPPHNINGITVIIDVIRAFTTSHQAFVGGLDHILPVATAEEAFALREHHPQALLAGEVQALPIKGFDYGNSPWEIANSDVTNRTMILRTTNGVTATLRARDSREVLVAALINAEATARYIQEQAPPSVVLVASHPTGDEDVACAEYIRALLGGDGITLEQAQERTRNAFAARKFFDGSHPRLRPEDIHMASSSAGDDGLVMKVSFEPLPRIDKLA; this is translated from the coding sequence ATGAAGATCAGCATCGCTCAAGGCCACAACCCGCCGCACAATATCAACGGCATCACCGTGATCATCGACGTGATCCGTGCCTTTACCACCAGCCATCAGGCGTTCGTCGGCGGTCTCGATCATATTTTGCCGGTGGCCACGGCGGAGGAAGCCTTCGCTCTGCGCGAGCACCATCCCCAAGCGTTGCTGGCCGGCGAGGTACAGGCGTTGCCGATCAAGGGTTTTGACTACGGCAACTCCCCCTGGGAAATCGCCAACAGCGACGTGACGAACCGCACCATGATCCTGCGCACCACCAACGGCGTCACCGCCACCCTGCGGGCACGGGACAGCCGGGAAGTGCTGGTGGCGGCGCTGATCAACGCCGAGGCCACCGCCCGTTATATTCAGGAGCAAGCCCCGCCGTCGGTGGTGCTGGTGGCCTCCCACCCCACCGGAGACGAAGACGTGGCCTGCGCCGAGTACATTCGCGCTTTGCTGGGCGGCGACGGCATCACCCTGGAACAAGCTCAGGAGCGTACCCGTAACGCCTTCGCGGCACGGAAGTTCTTCGACGGCAGCCACCCGCGCCTGCGTCCCGAGGACATTCATATGGCCAGCAGCAGTGCCGGGGACGACGGGCTGGTGATGAAGGTAAGCTTCGAGCCGCTGCCTCGGATCGACAAGCTGGCCTGA
- a CDS encoding ComF family protein — MKHFQSLHLIKNHTISICLLCGRRARAPLCPPCQDFLEQRCRLPATLCRCGLPDPAGGCGALCGRCLKQPPPFTTTHCDWRYDFPLDRLITAYKHQGQLYQERAFVHLLAQRPLPWAQADVLCPISAHWRRRLWRGFDQAERLAHLLAPLWRRPVLPALRRQRATAHQQGSSRRQRLRNLHGAFTIQAPVRGRRLLLVDDVMTSGGSAREAAATLLAAGAAEVRVWVLSRTC, encoded by the coding sequence ATGAAACATTTCCAAAGTTTACATCTGATCAAAAATCATACCATTTCGATTTGCCTGTTGTGCGGCCGGCGCGCCCGGGCGCCCCTGTGCCCGCCCTGCCAGGACTTCCTGGAACAGCGCTGCCGCCTGCCCGCCACGCTGTGTCGCTGTGGCCTGCCGGATCCCGCCGGTGGCTGTGGCGCCCTGTGCGGGCGTTGCCTGAAACAGCCGCCTCCGTTCACCACCACCCATTGCGACTGGCGCTATGACTTCCCGCTGGATCGCCTGATTACCGCCTATAAACACCAGGGTCAGTTGTACCAGGAGCGGGCCTTCGTGCACTTACTGGCGCAGCGGCCGTTGCCCTGGGCGCAAGCCGATGTCCTGTGTCCGATCAGCGCGCATTGGCGCCGGCGGCTATGGCGTGGCTTTGATCAGGCGGAGCGTTTGGCCCACCTGCTGGCCCCGCTCTGGCGCAGGCCGGTTCTCCCAGCCCTGCGCCGGCAACGGGCCACCGCTCATCAGCAGGGCAGTAGCCGGCGCCAGCGGCTGCGTAATCTGCACGGCGCTTTCACCATCCAGGCGCCAGTCCGGGGACGCCGGCTGTTGCTGGTGGACGACGTCATGACCAGCGGCGGCAGCGCCCGTGAAGCCGCCGCCACGCTGCTGGCCGCCGGCGCCGCCGAGGTGCGGGTCTGGGTGCTGTCACGGACCTGTTAA
- a CDS encoding methyltransferase domain-containing protein — protein MSSAFNSSVGHEPAVTSSTATKRAVGRQFGRAAASYDAHAVLQLSCARSLLAMAPESLPIPRAADLGCATAPLSRQQQDRWHEVRWLALDLAPAMLQEASQRGRTGRLFSPVCADAEALPLPDQSLGLVFSSFALQWCDPAVVVAEAGRVLVPDGHLLLAVPLRDSLRELSESWKAADRRPHVNDLPTMVQWHDALATEGLSTITQQTLTVTQHYPDVRAIARTLKATGADHVQGGGGGLTGKRAFRAMLDAYETLRTRDGLPLTWRVLFLHASKEMR, from the coding sequence ATGTCTTCTGCTTTTAATTCATCCGTTGGGCATGAGCCCGCCGTCACCTCGTCCACGGCCACCAAACGGGCGGTAGGGCGCCAGTTCGGCCGAGCCGCGGCCAGTTATGACGCTCACGCGGTGCTGCAACTGTCCTGTGCCCGCAGCCTTCTGGCCATGGCGCCTGAGTCTCTGCCGATACCGCGGGCGGCGGATCTGGGCTGCGCCACGGCGCCGTTGAGCCGGCAGCAACAGGATCGCTGGCATGAAGTGCGCTGGCTGGCCCTGGATCTGGCGCCGGCCATGCTTCAGGAAGCGTCCCAGCGCGGTCGTACCGGGCGGCTGTTTTCACCGGTGTGTGCCGATGCCGAAGCCCTGCCGCTGCCGGACCAGTCCCTGGGGCTGGTGTTTTCCAGCTTTGCCCTGCAATGGTGTGATCCGGCGGTGGTGGTGGCCGAGGCCGGACGGGTGCTTGTTCCCGATGGTCACCTGTTGCTGGCGGTGCCGTTGCGGGACTCCCTGCGGGAGCTGTCCGAGAGCTGGAAAGCGGCGGATCGCCGCCCCCACGTCAATGATCTGCCGACCATGGTGCAATGGCACGATGCCCTGGCCACGGAAGGATTATCCACGATAACCCAGCAAACCCTGACGGTGACCCAGCACTACCCCGACGTGCGTGCCATAGCCCGTACCCTCAAGGCCACCGGGGCCGATCATGTGCAGGGTGGTGGTGGCGGTCTCACCGGCAAGCGTGCTTTTCGTGCCATGCTTGACGCCTACGAAACCCTGCGCACCCGGGACGGTCTGCCGCTGACCTGGCGGGTGCTGTTTCTGCATGCCAGCAAGGAGATGCGCTAA
- a CDS encoding flavodoxin family protein, with protein MSDTKTLLIVAHAPSPNTRKLVDAALRGAGHDDIENVRAIWKPSLEAGPDDVMACDAILLGTTENLGYMSGALKDFFDRTYYAVLEHKQGLPCALYIRAGHDGTGTRRAIESIVTGLRWNWVQPPLVCRGDWQDAFVNQVEELGLYLAAGLDNGIF; from the coding sequence ATGAGCGATACCAAAACCCTGCTGATCGTGGCCCATGCGCCCTCGCCCAACACTCGCAAACTGGTGGACGCCGCCCTGCGCGGCGCCGGCCATGACGACATCGAGAATGTCCGCGCGATCTGGAAACCATCGCTGGAAGCCGGCCCCGATGACGTGATGGCCTGCGATGCCATTCTGCTCGGCACCACCGAGAATCTGGGCTACATGAGCGGCGCGCTGAAGGACTTCTTCGATCGTACCTACTACGCCGTACTGGAACACAAACAGGGACTGCCCTGCGCGCTTTATATCCGCGCCGGCCACGACGGCACCGGCACTCGCCGCGCCATCGAATCCATCGTCACCGGCCTGCGCTGGAACTGGGTGCAGCCGCCGCTGGTCTGTCGGGGCGATTGGCAGGATGCCTTTGTGAACCAGGTGGAGGAACTGGGGCTGTATCTGGCCGCCGGTCTGGACAACGGCATTTTCTGA